Proteins found in one Actinomycetota bacterium genomic segment:
- the dprA gene encoding DNA-processing protein DprA, which translates to MEPREGLTSGKPVTDEERAQALALSCFLAEHGWPLRVPTGNMTPVELWRLGEQELAALLGLPSKAIPRLAAFRASFDAAAKFAQLERQGITLVTLGENCYPEFLARIHDPPPALFMKGKENRLADFVRQPRVAIVGARKASTYGMDAAFTIASGLASAGVCVISGMAIGIDAAAHRGALSQNGSSLAVLGCGPDIIYPAVNRKLYSTLIGRGLIVSEYPPGARAMPWRFPARNRIMAGLSQAVIVVEARGKSGALITADFCLEEGRDVFAVPGSIFSDLSAGPHRLIQWGAGIAASAEDVLESLGLEQQRQLLLELHQAPEATDLTEDERSLLEALGSQPMHQDVLAARAGLDGSRAAAALISLELQGLACLDPARGYRRGR; encoded by the coding sequence ATGGAACCTAGGGAAGGACTCACCTCCGGCAAACCAGTCACTGATGAGGAACGCGCCCAGGCTCTGGCTCTCTCGTGCTTCCTGGCGGAGCACGGCTGGCCGCTGCGCGTTCCTACGGGGAATATGACGCCCGTCGAGCTCTGGCGGCTCGGTGAACAAGAGCTGGCGGCCCTGCTCGGCCTTCCCTCGAAGGCGATTCCAAGGCTTGCCGCCTTTCGCGCTTCGTTTGACGCCGCCGCGAAATTTGCGCAGCTGGAGCGGCAGGGCATCACACTTGTCACATTGGGAGAGAATTGCTATCCGGAATTCCTGGCCCGGATCCACGATCCGCCACCGGCACTTTTCATGAAAGGTAAAGAAAACCGGCTGGCCGATTTCGTCAGGCAGCCGCGAGTTGCCATAGTCGGCGCCCGCAAGGCCTCGACCTACGGCATGGACGCAGCCTTTACCATAGCCTCGGGGCTGGCGTCTGCTGGCGTCTGCGTCATCAGTGGCATGGCCATCGGCATCGACGCAGCGGCGCATCGCGGCGCCCTCTCGCAAAACGGCAGCAGCCTCGCCGTCCTGGGATGCGGTCCGGACATCATCTACCCGGCGGTCAACCGCAAGCTCTACTCGACACTGATCGGGCGTGGATTGATCGTGTCGGAGTATCCTCCCGGCGCCCGGGCCATGCCCTGGAGATTCCCGGCGCGCAATCGCATAATGGCGGGACTGTCGCAGGCAGTCATCGTGGTTGAGGCCAGGGGAAAGAGCGGCGCTCTGATCACAGCCGATTTCTGTCTCGAGGAAGGGCGCGACGTATTCGCCGTGCCCGGCAGCATCTTCTCGGATCTTTCAGCCGGCCCGCACCGGCTCATCCAGTGGGGCGCCGGCATTGCCGCAAGCGCCGAAGACGTCCTGGAGAGCCTGGGCCTGGAGCAGCAGCGTCAGTTGCTGCTTGAACTGCATCAAGCACCCGAAGCCACCGATTTGACCGAGGACGAGAGAAGCCTGCTTGAGGCGCTGGGCAGCCAGCCCATGCATCAGGACGTTCTCGCCGCCCGTGCCGGCCTCGATGGATCCCGCGCCGCGGCCGCCCTGATATCGCTCGAGCTGCAGGGGCTGGCATGCCTTGACCCCGCCAGAGGCTATCGGCGCGGACGCTGA
- a CDS encoding type II toxin-antitoxin system mRNA interferase toxin, RelE/StbE family, with protein sequence MWEVYEHRRADKSLKKAPLEVLKRYEKWKDIVMVSGPSGLRKIKGFHDESLRGEWRGHRSSRLGLGFRIIYRIKAQQVLVEVVDLTAHDYRRKK encoded by the coding sequence ATGTGGGAAGTATACGAGCACCGGCGGGCCGATAAATCTCTTAAAAAAGCGCCATTAGAAGTCTTAAAGCGCTACGAGAAATGGAAAGACATCGTCATGGTCTCAGGTCCTTCCGGGCTGCGAAAGATAAAAGGTTTTCACGACGAGAGTCTAAGGGGAGAGTGGAGAGGCCACAGATCTTCAAGGCTGGGCCTTGGCTTCAGAATCATTTATCGCATAAAGGCTCAGCAGGTCTTAGTCGAAGTTGTCGATTTGACGGCGCATGATTACCGGAGGAAAAAATGA
- a CDS encoding immunity 8 family protein, which yields MKAEFKSMLAFGKGIDAGDIETYFPDDPEVFAFGLQILAGAIGEEGKETFDLFVVSPKWILFNSEEKIFMGRHYLIMLNYNLDRLKNFIVSYVESCTGDTWQEVTEKLGRLGKWEFEDYQEYRPTDS from the coding sequence GTGAAGGCAGAATTTAAGTCTATGCTGGCATTCGGAAAAGGTATCGATGCTGGAGATATTGAAACCTATTTTCCGGATGATCCGGAAGTGTTTGCTTTTGGTCTTCAAATCCTCGCCGGCGCCATTGGAGAGGAAGGAAAGGAAACCTTTGACCTTTTCGTAGTAAGTCCTAAATGGATTTTATTTAATAGCGAGGAAAAAATCTTCATGGGCCGTCATTACCTGATCATGCTCAATTACAATTTGGACCGCCTCAAAAACTTCATTGTTTCGTACGTTGAATCGTGCACTGGTGATACATGGCAGGAGGTCACTGAGAAATTAGGACGGCTTGGTAAGTGGGAATTTGAAGATTATCAAGAATACAGACCAACGGATTCATAG
- a CDS encoding tyrosine recombinase XerC, producing the protein MEAAYKPGEAREQDLAILERYLESLIQSSCSQKTVVAYKRDCRHFLRYVARDGREFPQAIDYRFLRRYAAHLSNFRYEKSSISRKLSAVRGLFRFCRSEGLLKDSPAEALTSPKLPRKLPVVLRPREVQTFLEAIETRKPLGLRDRAIFEVMYGSGLRSEEIVSLQVGSIDFESEELKVTGKGNKDRVVPVGEIALQSVREYLEKGRPDLVPGMAGDEAPDPGALFLSSRGRPLGTSDIRRRTVKYVRKAAVESKTSSHVFRHCFATHLLEGGADLRAVQELLGHESISTTQRYTHVSGAHLRRVYERSHPRAHK; encoded by the coding sequence TTGGAAGCTGCTTACAAACCCGGAGAAGCGCGGGAGCAGGACCTGGCCATCCTGGAGCGCTACCTGGAATCCTTGATCCAGTCCAGCTGTTCGCAAAAAACAGTCGTCGCCTACAAGCGTGACTGCCGACATTTCCTGCGCTATGTCGCCAGGGACGGCCGGGAGTTCCCGCAAGCGATCGATTACCGCTTTCTCCGGCGCTACGCCGCCCACCTCTCGAATTTCAGGTATGAGAAGTCGAGCATCAGCCGCAAGCTCTCGGCTGTGCGCGGCCTTTTCCGTTTCTGCCGCTCGGAAGGGCTGCTAAAAGACAGCCCCGCCGAAGCTTTGACGTCACCGAAGCTGCCGAGGAAGCTTCCCGTTGTGCTGCGGCCGCGCGAGGTGCAGACCTTCCTCGAGGCGATCGAAACCCGAAAACCTCTGGGGCTTCGAGACCGCGCCATCTTCGAAGTCATGTACGGAAGCGGCCTGCGCAGCGAGGAGATCGTCAGCCTCCAGGTCGGCAGCATCGATTTCGAGAGCGAGGAGTTGAAGGTAACGGGCAAGGGAAACAAGGACCGGGTGGTGCCTGTGGGCGAGATTGCTTTACAATCGGTTCGGGAATACTTGGAAAAAGGCAGGCCGGACCTGGTGCCGGGAATGGCCGGGGATGAAGCTCCCGATCCCGGGGCGTTGTTCCTTTCCTCACGGGGAAGACCGCTTGGGACTTCGGATATTCGCCGGCGCACTGTAAAATACGTAAGGAAAGCAGCAGTTGAGAGTAAAACGTCATCACACGTTTTCCGTCATTGCTTTGCCACCCATCTTCTCGAAGGCGGAGCCGACCTTCGCGCTGTCCAGGAGCTGCTTGGGCACGAGTCGATCTCGACCACACAACGCTATACGCACGTCAGCGGCGCCCATCTGCGCCGTGTGTACGAACGCTCGCATCCCCGGGCGCACAAATAA
- a CDS encoding DUF3997 domain-containing protein produces MIKFTLVAVFFFVAVFIVGCNANESYTSLSGKYTYVWDGDANTYIFHELYSRNGKLIPCTVKEYVYDDAFIIASQKPNQNCNLRREDSLRTGNELNYWIADIGRDQLHGPLSYDEYIKMRDKLKVPEILSLKDSN; encoded by the coding sequence ATGATTAAGTTTACACTCGTCGCAGTGTTTTTTTTCGTTGCTGTATTCATCGTCGGCTGCAATGCTAACGAAAGCTATACATCACTCAGCGGTAAATACACATATGTTTGGGACGGAGATGCTAATACATATATATTTCATGAGTTGTACTCGAGAAATGGAAAGCTGATTCCTTGTACTGTGAAAGAATATGTTTATGATGATGCATTTATAATTGCCAGCCAAAAACCCAACCAGAATTGCAATCTTAGGCGCGAAGATTCCCTAAGAACGGGAAATGAGTTAAATTACTGGATTGCAGACATCGGCAGAGATCAACTACACGGCCCTCTATCTTATGATGAATATATAAAGATGAGGGACAAGCTAAAAGTTCCCGAAATTTTATCCCTAAAAGATTCTAACTAG
- a CDS encoding NapC/NirT family cytochrome c, translated as MRGRSILATVLVVLFIGIIGVTVWGIRYTNSPDFCNSCHIIQPFVAAWKTSPMGNPDGPLGDKNVKCVDCHFEPGVLGYARGKIYSLMKLTEYGTHSYDTPPPSADLLTNSSCLQCHGKLSDRKPGYETATSVTDPTDPTYPKIAVTDQYSPDKTTIYFPHDFHVNTAQLNCADCHSGVVHGAALMPDRAQAAADPSFCKTCHTGDTAPIIFGPITLSGREHPGVPKIDTAIWRNNHWKLAKGPGTIEGVNYDKIDKKTCLACHKDPNIAPNCKSCHFASEPDFTPTAQAQRDSAAPLSMFGLVIGVFMLTLVPWPKAKRFIFEGWIAALLGVAVFVTDVYAFWQVITNVLDTSSGSRDVGPMPLWIAYIMASSSLLIFLFHQGVLKPRRRRLSKHD; from the coding sequence ATGCGCGGAAGGTCGATTCTGGCCACGGTTCTGGTTGTGCTGTTCATCGGCATAATCGGGGTCACGGTCTGGGGAATTCGTTACACCAACAGCCCCGATTTCTGCAATAGTTGCCATATAATCCAGCCTTTCGTCGCTGCCTGGAAGACTTCACCCATGGGAAATCCGGACGGTCCCCTTGGCGACAAGAATGTTAAATGCGTAGATTGCCACTTTGAGCCCGGTGTCCTCGGATACGCCCGCGGCAAGATCTACTCTCTGATGAAGCTCACTGAATACGGCACTCATTCTTACGATACGCCGCCTCCCTCAGCGGACCTGCTCACAAATTCTTCCTGTCTGCAATGCCACGGCAAACTGTCAGACCGTAAACCGGGATACGAAACAGCGACGAGCGTCACCGATCCGACCGACCCGACCTATCCCAAGATCGCGGTAACGGACCAGTACAGCCCGGACAAGACAACCATTTATTTTCCGCATGATTTCCACGTCAATACCGCCCAGCTGAACTGTGCTGACTGTCATTCGGGAGTGGTGCACGGCGCCGCTTTGATGCCGGACAGGGCTCAGGCGGCAGCCGACCCGTCGTTTTGCAAGACCTGTCACACCGGCGATACCGCGCCGATTATCTTCGGGCCGATCACGCTCTCGGGGCGTGAGCATCCGGGCGTTCCCAAGATCGATACCGCCATCTGGCGCAATAATCATTGGAAGCTGGCCAAAGGCCCAGGTACGATCGAGGGCGTCAACTACGACAAGATCGACAAAAAGACATGTCTGGCCTGCCACAAGGACCCGAATATCGCGCCGAACTGCAAGAGCTGCCATTTCGCCAGCGAGCCCGACTTTACGCCGACTGCCCAGGCGCAGCGTGACAGCGCCGCTCCACTTAGCATGTTCGGGCTCGTCATCGGCGTCTTCATGCTGACCCTGGTGCCATGGCCGAAGGCCAAGCGCTTCATCTTCGAGGGTTGGATCGCCGCCCTGCTCGGCGTAGCGGTGTTCGTCACCGACGTCTATGCCTTCTGGCAGGTCATCACCAACGTGCTGGATACAAGCTCGGGCAGCCGTGACGTAGGACCGATGCCGCTCTGGATCGCCTATATAATGGCGAGTTCCAGCCTGCTGATATTCCTGTTCCATCAGGGTGTGCTCAAGCCGAGACGGAGGAGGCTGTCCAAACATGATTGA
- a CDS encoding mechanosensitive ion channel family protein, translating into MQSWADRLYDWGTTSGIRIVAIIVGAVVLYFVTRTITRRIMRVAGRKVSDSDLVSREQEMRARTLAGITRGLIIGVMVAVVSLMVLRELGYDIGPLIAGAGIAGIALGFGAQTLVKDIIGGFFILLEGQFYIGDVIKAGTAPGVQGKVEDIKLRTTLLRDGEGILHIIPNGEMRIVSNLTKGWSKVNIDVGVDYREDIEKVEAALGEAAKRTASTPQVRAFISEGPYVLGVEEISGKKVTLRVVARTAPFRDPDVARVLRREIARAMRENDVVMGEGE; encoded by the coding sequence TTGCAGAGCTGGGCCGACAGGCTCTATGACTGGGGCACGACCAGCGGCATACGCATCGTCGCCATCATCGTGGGGGCGGTGGTTCTCTATTTCGTGACCCGAACCATCACGCGGCGGATCATGCGCGTGGCCGGCCGTAAGGTCAGCGATTCGGATCTCGTCAGCCGCGAGCAGGAGATGCGCGCCCGTACGCTTGCCGGCATAACCCGCGGCCTCATCATCGGCGTCATGGTGGCCGTTGTCTCCCTGATGGTGCTGAGGGAACTCGGATACGATATCGGGCCGCTCATCGCAGGCGCCGGCATCGCCGGCATCGCCCTGGGCTTCGGCGCCCAGACTCTGGTGAAGGACATCATCGGCGGTTTCTTCATCCTTCTGGAAGGCCAGTTCTACATCGGCGACGTCATCAAGGCCGGCACCGCCCCCGGGGTTCAGGGCAAGGTTGAGGACATCAAGCTGAGGACGACCCTGCTGCGCGACGGTGAGGGCATACTGCACATAATCCCCAACGGCGAGATGCGCATCGTCTCCAATCTCACCAAAGGCTGGTCGAAGGTCAATATAGATGTGGGAGTCGACTATCGCGAGGACATCGAGAAAGTCGAAGCCGCACTCGGGGAAGCCGCGAAACGGACGGCCTCGACCCCGCAAGTTCGTGCGTTCATCAGCGAGGGTCCATATGTGCTGGGCGTGGAGGAGATCAGTGGCAAGAAGGTCACTTTGCGTGTCGTTGCCCGTACTGCTCCGTTCCGTGACCCCGACGTGGCGCGGGTGCTGCGCCGCGAGATCGCCAGGGCGATGCGCGAGAACGATGTGGTCATGGGGGAAGGGGAGTAG
- a CDS encoding type II toxin-antitoxin system HicA family toxin — translation MPGKLRRLSGKQVISILEHFGFTEVSQRGSHVKLSRESGDSRQILVIPLHKELDRGTLKAIIRQTSRFVNEQELLPYFYTD, via the coding sequence ATGCCGGGTAAGCTTCGTCGCCTCTCCGGCAAGCAGGTAATCTCCATCCTGGAGCATTTCGGATTTACAGAAGTTTCTCAACGAGGCAGCCACGTGAAGCTTTCTCGCGAATCCGGTGACTCTCGCCAAATATTGGTTATTCCTCTTCATAAAGAACTTGACCGTGGAACACTTAAAGCAATCATCAGGCAGACTTCCCGATTTGTGAATGAACAAGAATTGCTACCATATTTTTATACCGATTGA
- a CDS encoding YifB family Mg chelatase-like AAA ATPase yields the protein MLARLHSHAVLGMEACPVEVETDLGWGLPAFSIVGLPDAAVRESRERVRAGMTNSGYDFPLRRITVNLAPADVRKEGPAFDLPIALSLLAASGQMQSKDAAGRILAYSAAGELSLDGSVRRINGALSMAEGARRLGFRGILLPAENAGEAALVEGVEVIAVETLKQAVGFLEGKTVIEPASVDAAAMLAAGDGGRLDLADVKGQEHARRALEVCAAGGHNLLMIGPPGSGKTMLARRLPSILPPLGIREAIEITRIYSVAGLLSEGMPLITRRPFRSPHHTISHVGLAGGGGSPRPGEISLSHLGVLFLDELPEFSRVALETLRQPMEDGSVAIARALARVVYPASFMLVASMNPCPCGHLGDSRRSCSCAPHRVAAYRGRVSGPLLDRIDVAVEVPGLDKQEMLRSGPREPSAAVAARVGEARRRQSARLGDSGIFCNAGMDASRAEDLCRLEPAAARLLENAIDRLGLSARAHHRILKVARTIADLDAAEVIDAAHLAEAVSYRSIDRKGWDGT from the coding sequence ATGCTTGCCAGGTTGCACAGTCACGCGGTTCTGGGTATGGAGGCCTGCCCCGTGGAGGTCGAGACCGATCTCGGCTGGGGCCTGCCCGCTTTCAGCATCGTCGGCCTTCCCGACGCCGCCGTGCGCGAATCCAGGGAACGGGTCCGCGCCGGCATGACTAACTCCGGTTACGATTTCCCCTTAAGGCGCATCACCGTCAATCTTGCTCCGGCAGATGTTCGCAAGGAAGGGCCGGCCTTCGATCTTCCCATCGCCCTGTCGCTGCTGGCAGCTTCCGGTCAGATGCAAAGCAAGGATGCGGCCGGCCGCATCCTTGCCTACAGCGCCGCCGGCGAACTCTCGCTTGACGGCAGCGTCCGCCGCATCAACGGCGCCCTGTCCATGGCTGAGGGCGCGCGCCGGCTGGGGTTCCGCGGCATCCTGCTGCCGGCGGAAAACGCCGGCGAGGCGGCGCTGGTCGAAGGTGTCGAGGTCATTGCCGTCGAGACCCTGAAGCAGGCTGTTGGATTCCTTGAAGGGAAGACGGTCATCGAGCCGGCCAGCGTCGATGCCGCCGCCATGCTCGCGGCCGGCGACGGCGGACGGCTGGATCTGGCCGACGTCAAGGGACAGGAACACGCCCGGCGGGCCCTCGAGGTCTGCGCCGCCGGCGGCCACAACCTGCTCATGATCGGTCCGCCGGGATCGGGCAAGACGATGCTGGCGCGGCGCCTGCCCTCGATACTGCCACCGCTGGGCATCCGCGAGGCCATCGAGATCACCCGCATATATAGTGTCGCCGGCCTGCTGAGCGAAGGCATGCCGCTTATAACGCGCAGGCCCTTCCGCTCGCCGCATCATACCATCTCGCATGTCGGGCTGGCCGGCGGCGGCGGCTCACCCCGTCCGGGAGAGATCAGCCTCTCACATCTGGGCGTCCTTTTCCTCGACGAGCTGCCCGAGTTCTCGCGCGTGGCTCTGGAGACCCTGCGTCAGCCGATGGAAGACGGCAGCGTCGCCATCGCCCGCGCCCTGGCACGTGTGGTCTATCCGGCCAGCTTCATGCTGGTAGCCTCGATGAATCCCTGTCCCTGCGGACATCTGGGCGACTCGCGGCGCTCGTGCAGCTGCGCGCCTCACCGGGTGGCTGCCTATCGCGGGCGTGTCAGCGGACCGCTGCTGGACCGCATCGATGTGGCCGTAGAGGTTCCCGGCCTCGATAAGCAGGAGATGCTGAGAAGCGGTCCGCGCGAGCCCTCGGCTGCCGTGGCGGCGCGGGTGGGGGAGGCCCGCCGGCGCCAGTCGGCCCGCCTCGGCGATTCGGGGATATTCTGCAACGCCGGCATGGACGCTTCCCGGGCTGAAGACCTCTGCCGGCTCGAGCCCGCCGCCGCCCGGCTGCTCGAGAACGCCATCGACCGCCTGGGACTGAGCGCCCGCGCCCACCATCGCATCCTCAAAGTCGCCCGCACCATCGCCGACCTCGACGCCGCCGAAGTCATCGACGCCGCGCATCTCGCCGAGGCCGTCAGTTACCGCAGCATCGACCGGAAGGGGTGGGATGGAACCTAG
- a CDS encoding cytochrome b N-terminal domain-containing protein, which produces MRTPIDFLDERFDVRRATRDFINHPVPDHVNWLYCFGGITFLCFLIQAVTGILLAFYYQPTMDAAYTSVLHIMDDIPFGVLIRSLHAWTANIMIIMVVFHMLRVFFHGAYRPPRELNWLTGVILFFITITFGFSGYLLPMNQLSYWATKVGTEISGAIPFVGQYVQAFLLGGEKIGDATLTRFYTIHVIILPVTISALLVAHFLMVRKQGIADPL; this is translated from the coding sequence ATGAGGACCCCGATAGACTTTCTTGACGAACGCTTCGATGTGCGCAGGGCGACTCGCGACTTCATCAACCATCCGGTGCCCGACCACGTCAACTGGCTATACTGCTTTGGCGGCATCACTTTCCTCTGCTTCCTGATTCAGGCTGTGACCGGCATCCTGCTGGCGTTCTATTATCAGCCGACGATGGATGCGGCCTATACCAGCGTGTTGCATATCATGGATGACATTCCCTTCGGTGTGCTTATCCGCAGCCTGCACGCATGGACGGCCAACATCATGATCATCATGGTTGTTTTCCACATGCTCAGGGTGTTCTTCCACGGCGCCTACAGGCCGCCGCGTGAGCTCAACTGGCTTACCGGCGTGATCCTGTTCTTCATAACCATAACCTTTGGATTCTCCGGCTACCTGCTGCCGATGAACCAGCTTTCATACTGGGCCACCAAGGTCGGCACCGAGATCTCCGGCGCCATACCGTTCGTCGGCCAGTACGTCCAGGCGTTCCTGCTGGGCGGTGAGAAGATCGGCGACGCTACCCTGACCCGGTTTTATACCATCCATGTAATCATTTTGCCGGTTACTATTTCGGCGCTGCTGGTGGCCCATTTTCTCATGGTCCGCAAGCAGGGCATCGCCGACCCGCTTTAG
- a CDS encoding DUF192 domain-containing protein: MEKFATDIIRLKKAAITGQPFSFFTAILLALLALSWAGACGGGSTASDDAVPPFTGSGTAPTTTAATGSTSPASTSPTLSARVIFHPAGGGRDAVLLVEIARTDPEKARGLMYRTQLGTDAGMIFIWEQPVQDGFWMKNTPLPLSVAFITTDGIIEDIQDMEPYTTQVHMPPGPYIYAVEANRGWFSGHGIKAGDSAEFIGQSGGISSEVQVPPGP, encoded by the coding sequence ATGGAAAAGTTTGCTACCGACATAATTAGACTTAAAAAGGCTGCCATCACCGGGCAGCCTTTTTCCTTTTTCACAGCCATTTTGCTGGCGCTGCTGGCATTGTCGTGGGCCGGCGCCTGTGGCGGCGGGTCAACTGCCTCAGACGATGCCGTACCGCCTTTTACAGGTTCGGGAACTGCACCCACCACCACCGCCGCGACCGGTTCGACTTCCCCGGCTTCGACTTCCCCCACGCTCTCTGCACGCGTAATTTTTCATCCTGCCGGAGGCGGCAGGGACGCGGTCCTTTTGGTGGAGATCGCGCGAACCGACCCGGAGAAGGCCAGGGGATTGATGTACAGGACTCAGCTTGGGACCGATGCCGGCATGATCTTCATCTGGGAGCAGCCGGTGCAGGACGGCTTCTGGATGAAGAATACGCCCCTCCCACTCTCAGTCGCCTTTATCACCACGGATGGGATCATCGAGGATATCCAGGACATGGAGCCTTATACTACCCAGGTGCATATGCCTCCCGGCCCCTACATCTATGCCGTGGAAGCAAACCGTGGCTGGTTTTCCGGTCACGGGATCAAGGCGGGAGACAGCGCTGAATTCATCGGGCAGAGCGGCGGGATCAGCTCAGAGGTGCAGGTTCCACCTGGTCCTTGA
- a CDS encoding type II toxin-antitoxin system HicB family antitoxin: MQRTIKAYVYPGETGYVAECAGLAVVTQGQTLDETIANLQEAVALYLDGEDLNELDLEPNPSLIVTFEVEPLADAG, translated from the coding sequence ATGCAACGCACCATCAAAGCGTACGTCTATCCAGGGGAAACCGGTTATGTAGCCGAGTGTGCCGGTCTAGCCGTGGTCACCCAGGGCCAAACGCTGGATGAAACAATTGCCAATCTCCAGGAAGCCGTAGCTCTTTATCTTGATGGCGAAGATCTTAATGAGTTAGATCTGGAGCCCAACCCCTCCCTCATCGTCACCTTTGAAGTAGAACCTCTCGCCGATGCCGGGTAA
- the whiG gene encoding RNA polymerase sigma factor WhiG, with the protein MPEEDKEILELWRLYKQEGDAQARDRLILTYAPLVKYVAGRMGTNFPSHVDESDLISYGLLGLIGALERFEPERNIKFETYAITRIKGSILDELRSLDWVPRSVRSIARQIEKSSAALENKLHRAPTDEELAEDLGISMQEFQEALTKISSSSMVALEELWTISSTGTESVALIDTIEDRNSKNPAEVVDINEVKERLAAAISNLPEREKIVIALYYYEGLTLREIGDVLGVTESRVSQLHTKAILRLKGRLKDQVEPAPLS; encoded by the coding sequence ATGCCTGAAGAAGATAAAGAAATTCTTGAGCTTTGGCGCCTGTACAAGCAGGAAGGCGACGCCCAGGCCAGGGACCGCCTGATACTCACTTACGCGCCTCTGGTTAAATATGTGGCCGGCCGCATGGGCACTAATTTCCCGTCCCATGTCGATGAATCGGACCTGATCAGCTACGGGCTGCTCGGCCTAATCGGCGCGCTGGAGCGCTTCGAGCCCGAGCGCAACATCAAGTTCGAGACCTACGCCATTACCCGGATCAAGGGCTCCATCCTCGACGAGCTCAGGTCGCTCGACTGGGTGCCGCGCTCGGTCCGCAGCATTGCGCGCCAGATTGAAAAAAGCAGCGCCGCGCTTGAGAACAAACTGCACCGCGCCCCCACCGATGAAGAGTTGGCCGAGGACCTGGGAATCTCGATGCAGGAATTCCAGGAGGCGCTGACCAAGATCAGCTCCAGTTCCATGGTGGCGCTGGAGGAGCTCTGGACCATCTCCAGCACCGGCACCGAATCGGTGGCGCTGATCGACACCATCGAGGATCGTAACAGCAAGAACCCGGCGGAAGTAGTGGATATCAACGAGGTCAAGGAGCGCCTGGCGGCGGCGATCTCCAATCTGCCCGAGCGGGAGAAAATCGTCATCGCCCTCTATTACTACGAGGGGTTGACACTACGTGAGATAGGTGACGTTCTGGGTGTTACCGAGTCACGGGTTTCCCAGCTCCACACCAAGGCTATCCTCAGGCTCAAGGGACGACTCAAGGACCAGGTGGAACCTGCACCTCTGAGCTGA
- a CDS encoding ubiquinol-cytochrome c reductase iron-sulfur subunit yields the protein MIDDKSSHAPAPQPKESVGVITRRRFLSVVFAGATAIGLGAFAAPLVRYAYPVLQGQVFARQKVATTAQVTADGFKFDYMDTPSMVIPTSDGGFAAFSLVCTHLGCIVKWETTNHIFHCPCHAGKFDETGKNISGPPPKPLPKYNLSVEGTDIFVEGLAT from the coding sequence ATGATTGATGATAAGAGCAGCCATGCCCCGGCGCCCCAGCCGAAAGAAAGTGTGGGAGTCATCACCCGCCGCCGGTTCCTCAGCGTCGTGTTCGCCGGCGCTACCGCTATCGGCCTTGGAGCCTTTGCGGCGCCGCTGGTCAGATACGCCTATCCGGTGTTGCAGGGCCAGGTGTTCGCCAGGCAGAAGGTGGCGACCACGGCCCAGGTCACGGCCGATGGGTTCAAATTCGATTACATGGACACGCCTTCGATGGTTATCCCTACTTCCGATGGCGGTTTCGCGGCCTTTTCGCTCGTTTGCACGCATCTCGGCTGTATTGTCAAATGGGAAACCACCAACCATATCTTCCATTGCCCATGTCACGCCGGCAAGTTCGATGAGACCGGCAAGAACATCTCAGGGCCGCCGCCGAAACCTTTGCCAAAATATAATCTCTCGGTAGAAGGAACAGATATCTTCGTGGAAGGACTGGCAACATGA
- a CDS encoding helix-turn-helix domain-containing protein, giving the protein MKDYQKAKKRIEVSVGESVRIIRELQGFSQNQLSELTGIPQSTLSAIENDRVKLGVERAKVLARALSCHPAVLVFPGWDIENEAAA; this is encoded by the coding sequence ATGAAGGATTATCAGAAGGCAAAAAAGAGAATAGAGGTTTCTGTCGGTGAATCCGTGAGGATAATTCGGGAACTTCAGGGCTTTAGCCAGAACCAGCTTTCCGAACTGACCGGCATTCCTCAGTCGACTCTCTCTGCCATAGAGAACGACAGAGTGAAGCTGGGCGTAGAGAGGGCAAAAGTTCTTGCTCGCGCTCTGAGTTGCCATCCCGCCGTTCTGGTGTTTCCAGGCTGGGATATTGAAAACGAGGCAGCAGCGTAA